From a single Accipiter gentilis chromosome 8, bAccGen1.1, whole genome shotgun sequence genomic region:
- the HFM1 gene encoding probable ATP-dependent DNA helicase HFM1, translated as MFNSADMVFSLDNLFYERPDTRQRYLENEVPKIWCITPAPAIAEIPAAEELQRELERNTANTHMGERKHQKFIQQCKSNTEEVNDKSPAPVHFGIDSEKEVLQLSMGEREKISFQHESLKMVSLFLSSDQDKPKTGTGISQQPGENFSQNKILSNFPKNSDDESVHSTLRKSLFKMPGYMYKNTEFKDSSVDVKEIDTYLNTRESMKEVKKEGLWRNNHHAPITKDSDFTLHRVNDWDIASKNRIKMKSFSNASEVLDMTGTTGRKWEILRAVTEIPAQFRSIFKEFPYFNYAQSKALDDLLYTDRNFVICAPTGSGKTVMFELAITRLLMEAPLPWLNIKVVYMAPIKALCSQRFDDWKDKFGPIGLSCKELTGDTVMDDLFEIHHAHIIITTPEKWDSMTRRWRDNSIVQLVRLFLIDEVHVIKDESRGATLEVVVSRMKTVQSSLWRLSENHDTVPPLRFVAVSATIPNAEDIAEWLSDSKMPAVCLKIDEDQRPVKLRKIVLGFPCSNNQTEFKFDLTLNYKIASIIQTYSEQKPALVFCATRKGVQQAASVLAKDAKFLLSIEQKQRLQKSANSLKDSKLRDLLMYGVAYHHAGMELSDRKIVEGAFTVGDLPVLFTTSTLAMGVNLPAHLVVIKSTMHYVGGVFQEYSETDILQMIGRAGRPQFDTTATAVIMTRWSTREKYIQMLNGADIIESSLHRHLVEHLNAEIVLHTVTDVTVALEWIRSTFLYIRALKNPTHYGFSSGLDKLGIEAKLQELCLKNLNDLSSFDLIRMDEANNFKSTETGRLMAWYYIAFDTVKQFFTIKGTETLNELITMISNCTEFLDVKLRTNEKKILNTLNKDKDKITIRFPMEGKIKTREMKINCLIQAQLGCIPIQDFTLTQDTGRIFRNGLRVTRWLSDFLASCKNNFSALLNSLILAKCFRCKLWENSLHVSKQLEKIGVSLSNAMVNAGLTSFKKIEDTNARELELILNRHPPFGNQIKESVLHLPKYELDVEQLPKYSDTLAEILVTIKLTNYEQLQTKRTATDFHYVTLVIGDADNQVIFNQKIMDSVLLKTGNWTKKMEVKRALKSEDISINLISSDYVGLDIQQGYTVFYLTPKTVGSKVVTGQKLKAESSLDMYYGSPQSLPAAKVDTGGSSKQEITYKRYGNRECNHRCKNKDVCGHDCCKTGVPPKSEMNGDSKFSFYLADLRSRNSISSVPPVKRLKMQMLNQAQNVDLKQFVFTPKSLLPALPRSSNKESSSSPSVGEGDNVSRLGVSQKQLQSWNSGKSDALDVDFELTDDVWDDIDDEKLVFASNFTSRELDECEPLCQYTRSKATNDISKDSCTLQDETNVQNSVVSVVNSTSKVNLSVQSGNINMFSFQEKKHSNPSQELKNMQCSSISKIISDSSKFTRKEDFFIFTKEQEKEVDPRYLLDDEINDVKPFLGIFDGIL; from the exons ATGTTCAACTCTGCAGACATGGTCTTTTCGTtggataatttattttatgaGAGACCAGATACAAGACAAAG GTATCTAGAAAATGAAGTGCCTAAGATTTGGTGTATTACACCTGCTCCAGCTATTGCTGAAATTCCAGCTGCAGAGGAGTTACAGAGGGAACTGGAAAGAAACACAGCCAACACTCATATGG GAGAGAGAAAGCACCAGAAGTTTATACAACAATGTAAGAGTAACACTGAGGAAGTAAATGATAAATCACCAGCACCTGTTCATTTTGGCATAGATTCTGAAAAAGAAGTGCTCCAATTAAGcatgggagaaagagagaaaatcagTTTTCAGCATGAAAGTCTGAAAATGGTTTCATTGTTTCTCTCTTCTGATCAAGATAAACCTAAAACAGGAACAGGAATTTCTCAGCAACCTGGtgaaaatttttcacaaaataaaatattaagtaattTTCCAAAAAACAGTGATGATGAGAGTGTCCATTCAACATTAAGAAAAAG CTTATTTAAAATGCCTGGTTATatgtacaaaaatacagaatttaaagaTAGTTCTGTGGATGTGAAAGAAATTGATACTTACTTAAATACACGTGAAAGCatgaaagaagtgaaaaaagaagGTTTATGGAGAAATAATCATCATGCTCCGATAACTAAAGACTCAGATTTTACTCTGCATAGGGTAAATGATTGGGACATTGCatctaaaaatagaattaaaatgaaatcattTTCTAATGCTTCAGAGGTTCTGGATATGACAG gaactacaggaagaaaatgggaaattttGAGGGCTGTTACAGAAATAC CGGCCcaatttagaagtatttttaaggAGTTCCCATATTTTAACTACGCACAGTCTAAAGCTTTGGATGAT CTTCTTTATACAGACAGGAATTTTGTGATTTGTGCTCCAACTGGCTCTGGAAAAACTGTAATGTTCGAGCTAGCTATTACCAGATTACTCATGGAAGCCCCACTGCCTTGGTTAAATATTAAAGTTGTTTACA tGGCTCCAATTAAAGCTCTATGCAGTCAGCGTTTTGATGATTGGAAAGACAAATTTGGACCTATAGGACTTAGCTGCAAGGAACTGACAGGAGATACAGTGATGGATGATTTATTCGAAATACATCATGCTCACATTATTATCACTACACCT GAAAAATGGGATAGCATGACTAGAAGGTGGAGAGACAACTCTATAGTCCAGCTTGTACGACTGTTTCTCATTGATGAG GTGCATGTTATAAAGGATGAAAGCCGCGGTGCAACATTAGAAGTTGTAGTCAGTCGGATGAAGACTGTTCAGTCTTCTCTTTGGCGTCTTTCAGAGAATCATGACACTGTTCCTCCCTTGAGATTTGTAGCTGTTTCTGCAACAATCCCAAACGCTGAAGAT attGCAGAATGGCTTTCAGATAGTAAGATGCCTGCTGTATGTCTGAAAATAGATGAGGATCAACGACCAGTGAAGCTACGCAAAATTGTTCTCGGTTTTCCTTGCAGTAACAATCAGACAGAATTCAAATTTGACTTAACTCTTAACTACAAGATAGCTAGTATTATACAAACATACTCGGAACAAAAACCAGCACTTGTG TTTTGTGCCACAAGAAAAGGAGTACAGCAGGCTGCTTCTGTTCTTGCAAAAGATGCTAAATTTCTACTGAGTATAGAACAgaaacaaag ATTACAGAAGTCTGCAAATTCATTGAAAGATTCCAAACTGAGAG ATCTTTTAATGTATGGTGTGGCTTATCATCATGCGGGTATGGAGttatctgacagaaaaatagTTGAAGGAGCTTTTACTGTAGGAGACTTACCAGTACTTT TTACTACTAGCACCTTAGCTATGGGAGTTAATCTACCTGCACATCTGGTGGTTATAAAATCCACAATGCACTATGTTGGAGGAGTGTTCCAAGAGTACAGTGAAACTGATATTCTGCAAATGATTGGGAGAGCAGGAAGGCCTCAA tttgacacTACAGCTACAGCAGTTATTATGACTCGTTGGAGTACAAGGGAGAAGTATATACAGATGTTAAATGGCGCTGATATAATAGAGAGCAG CTTGCACAGGCATCTTGTTGAGCACTTAAATGCAGAAATAGTGCTACATACTGTCACAGATGTCACTGTAGCTTTGGAATGGATACGATCAACATTCTTGTACATTAGAGCCTTAAAAAATCCAACTCATTAtg GTTTTTCATCTGGATTGGATAAACTTGGAATTGAAGCAAAGTTACAAG AACTGTGTTTGAAGAACTTAAATGATTTATCATCTTTTGATTTGATCAGGATGGATGAAGCAAATAATTTCAAATCAACAg AGACCGGAAGATTAATGGCATGGTATTATATTGCATTTGATACAGTGAAACAATTTTTCACAATTAAGGGAACAGAGACTTTAAATGAATTG ATTACAATGATCTCCAACTGCACAGAATTTCTGGATGTCAAGttaagaacaaatgaaaagaaaatactgaacacTTTGAATAAAGACAAGGACAAAATAACTATCag GTTTCCAATGGAGGGGAAGATAAAAACAAGAGAAATGAAGATAAACTG tcttatTCAGGCTCAGTTAGGATGCATTCCTATTCAAGACTTTACTTTGACACAAGATACTGGCAGAATATTTAGAAATGGCTTAAGAGTTACTAGAT GGTTATCTGACTTTCTGGCATCATGTAAGAACAacttttctgctttattaaatTCTTTGATTTTAGCAAAGTGTTTCAGATGCAAACTTTGGGAAAATTCACTTCATGTGTCTAAACAATTGGAAAAAATTG GTGTATCACTGTCAAATGCTATGGTAAATGCTGGGctaacatcatttaaaaaaatagaagacacAAATGCAAGGGAACTTGAATTG attttAAACAGACATCCTCCTTTTGGAAACCAGATAAAAGAATCTGTTTTGCATCTTCCAAAATATGAACTTGACGTTGAACAG CTTCCAAAATACAGTGATACATTGGCTGAAATCTTGGTAACCATCAAATTAACAAACTATGAGCAGCTACAGACAAAGAGAACAGCGACAGACTTTCACTATGTTACATTGGTCATAGGAGATGCTGACAACCAAGtcatttttaatcagaaaattat GGATTCTGTGCTGCTGAAAACTGGAAATTGGACgaagaaaatggaagtgaaaagAGCTCTTAAATCAGAGGACATTAGTATAAATTTAATTAGTTCTGATTATG tTGGCCTTGATATACAGCAAGGATATACAGTCTTTTACTTAACACCGAAAACAGTGGGAAGTAAAGTGGTTACAGGTCAAAAACTGAAAGCTGAGTCTTCACTTGATATGTATTATGGCTCACCACAAAGTCTGCCAGCAGCAAAAGTAGATACAG GAGGCAGTTCTAAACAAGAGATTACTTACAAGAGATATGGAAACAGAGAATGCAACCATCGCTGTAAAAATAAAGATGTGTGTGGACATGACTGCT GTAAAACTGGAGTACCTCCAAAGTCTGAGATGAATGGAgattcaaagttttctttttaccttgCTGATTTAAGGAGCAGGAACTCAATTTCATCTGTACCCCCAGTAAAACGGTTAAAG ATGCAGATGTTAAATCAAGCTCAAAATGTGGACCTCAAACAATTCGTTTTTACACCTAAATCTCTGTTGCCAGCATTGCCAAG gtccAGCAATAAAGAGTCATCTTCATCACCCTCAGTGGGTGAGGGAGATAATGTTAGTAGGTTAGGAGTATCTCAGAAACAACTGCAATCCTGGAATTCTGGAAAGAGTG ATGCTTTGGATGTGGACTTTGAACTGACAGATGATGTTTGGGATGATATTGATGATGAGAAATTAGTATTTGCTAGCAACTTTACCAGTAGAGAATTAG ATGAGTGTGAACCACTTTGCCAGTATACAAGAAGCAAAGCTACAAATGACATTTCAAAAGA TTCATGCACCTTACAAGATGAGACCAATGTTCAGAACTCAGTTGTTTCTGTGGTTAATAGCACATCAAAAGTGAATTTATCTGTACAGAGTGGAAATATAAATATG ttcagttttcaagaaaaaaagcattcaaatCCTTcacaagaactgaaaaatatGCAGTGTTCTTCGATCTCAAAAATAATCTCAGACTCTTCCAAATTCACtaggaaagaggatttttttattttcacaaaagaacaggaaaaagaagtggATCCCAG ATATCTTCTTGATGATGAAATCAATGATGTCAAGCCCTTTCTTGGAATATTTGATGGCATTTTGtaa